Within Desulfobacter sp., the genomic segment AAGACACTGCCTGGATTCCAGACTTAAAAAAATTTGATTATATTCGATACTGGATGAAAGATAAAAATTACGAAAAGACATTCGAAAATGGGATGTTTGAAGTTTATAAAAAGATAGATAAGCTAAGATCGAATAAAGAAAAAATAGATTAAGAAAAATATAGAAAATCTACCATGGTTTTTAAAAATGAAGTTTCAGTTGTTGTGCCTGTGTATGGATGCAGGGAATGTTTAGGAGAGTTGGTAAAAAGACTTGAAAAGGCATTAATTCAGATTGCAGATAATTATGAAATAATACTGGTTAATGATGATAGCCCTGATGGAGCCTGGACCGCGATTAAAGACCTAACGCAGAAGGATTCCCGAATAAAAGGTATCAATTTTTCTCGCAATTTTGGCCAGCATTATGCGATCACAGCCGGGTTGGATTTTGCGGAAGGACAGTGGGTCGTTGTTATGGACTGCGATCTTCAGGACCAGCCAGAAGAGATCCCAAAATTGTACCACAAGGTAAAGGAGGGATATGAGGTTGTTTTCGGACGAAGAGCAGAGAGAAAAGACGGTTTTTTCAAAAAACTTGGATCTAAACTTTATTATAAAACTTTGGATTATTTCACCGAACAGCAAAGTGACAATACAATAGCCAATTTTGGCATATACCATGCTAAGGTGATTGAAAGCTTCAGGCTTTTGAGGGAGCAGAACCGTTTGTTCCCCATATCGGTTAAGTGGTTGGGATTTAAAACTGCATATTTAGATATTGACCATGCTGAGCGATTTGCAGGAAAAACATCATATAGTTTTTTTAAGTTACGGAATCTGGCAATAGACAATATAATCGCCCAGTCCAACAAACCCCTTAAAATTTCCATCAAGCTGGGTTTTTCCCTATCATTTTTATCAATTCTTTATGCTTTATATTTGGTTGTCAGATATTTTATTTATACGGTACCGGTTGCAGGGTGGACCAGTACAATTGTGTCTATTTATTTTTTATCAGGGTTGATTTTGGCAAATATGGGCATTTTAGGACTGTACCTTGGAAAAGTTTTTAATGAAACAAAAAAGAGGCCCCTATATGTCATTTCTGAAAAAGTAGGATTTGAATAATGCTGTCCCACTTTAACAAGGGATGAAAAATAAAAAATTTAATTTATTTTGAACAGTAGCTATCTGATATGTTTATTCAAAAAAATGAGTCGAGCCGTATACAAATCGCTGACAAAGTACAATTCGGTGAAAAAGTTGTGTTTGGTCCAAATTGCAAGGACGTTTCTATTGGTTTTGGCACATTTATAGGTAGAGACATATA encodes:
- a CDS encoding glycosyltransferase family 2 protein; its protein translation is MVFKNEVSVVVPVYGCRECLGELVKRLEKALIQIADNYEIILVNDDSPDGAWTAIKDLTQKDSRIKGINFSRNFGQHYAITAGLDFAEGQWVVVMDCDLQDQPEEIPKLYHKVKEGYEVVFGRRAERKDGFFKKLGSKLYYKTLDYFTEQQSDNTIANFGIYHAKVIESFRLLREQNRLFPISVKWLGFKTAYLDIDHAERFAGKTSYSFFKLRNLAIDNIIAQSNKPLKISIKLGFSLSFLSILYALYLVVRYFIYTVPVAGWTSTIVSIYFLSGLILANMGILGLYLGKVFNETKKRPLYVISEKVGFE